A region of the Deltaproteobacteria bacterium HGW-Deltaproteobacteria-2 genome:
TCATAATATCTTCCAGTTTTTTTCTGATATTTTCAAATTCGGTTTTATCCATTTTTCGTGGTAATTCTATTTTAGGAAGAAATTTTACAGTAACGCAGGAAAAAGGTTTAGGAATCATAAATTTGTCCCAACTGCCCATGTACCAGGCACGATCGGCAATTACAACTGAAGGAATAATCACGGCTTTAGCGCCGTGGGCGATAGCAATTGCCCCGGGCTTGACTTCTCCCGCTGGACCACGCGGTCCATCAAGGAGATGCACCGCCAGACGATAATCCCTTAACCTGCGGATCATTCCTTTAAGAGCTGCAGCGGCACTTCGGGAAGAAGAACCCCATACCGTATAAAACCCCGCCCACCGGGCAATACCAGCGGCAATCTGCCCGTCCAGACTTTTGGAAGACATTAAAGCGGGTCGATATTTTCTATATCTTTTAGCGAAACGAATCCCCGCAAAAAACTGTTGATGCCACCCGCAGAGAAGAACTTTTCCTCCCTGCTCCAGATAATTGAACCATTCTTCTTCATTTTCTATTTTTATTCGCAGAGTCGCGCAATAAAGACGGATTATCCCGTAAATAATTATTCCGGCAGGTTTTGTTTTGGCTATCTTCCGCAATTCTTTAAACATCTATGTTTCTCCATTTTTTTACATTCTTAAAATAATCACGAATGGTTTTTTAGCGCAAGTAAGATTTTTTGACTTGATTATCAATAGATGATTGGTTTAGTGTAGTACCTCATAAATATTCATACAATCTGTCATTTCGAAGTGCCGCATGCGCGGGACTATACTCCGCGAGAACTCTTAATAAAAAATAAAAGAGATCTCCCCCTGGTCGATATGACAATGTTCTATTGAGAAACTAAACCTGATATTTTAAAGGCACGTCGTTTGCCGGGAAGAATATTTACGGGGAAATTTTATGACTCATTCTCTGTTAATTGAAGCCATGAAAAAAACTGATTTTTATTCCCACCGTCCGGCAGAGGTTAAGTTTATCGAAACGCATATTTCTTATGTTTTTATTGCCGGAGACCTCGTCTATAAAGTCAAAAAGCCGGTTAAATTTGATTTTCTCGATTTCACCACTCAGGAAAAAAGAAAATTTTACTGCGAAGAAGAGTTGAGATTGAATAAACGTCTTGCCTCCGGCACATATCTGGATGTCATAGCCATATCTCTGGACGCCAGGGGAAATATCACGCTCAACCAAGGAGTTGAAATTGTTGATTATGCCGTACGAATGAAAAAACTTCCCGCTGATAGAATGCTCAAGACACTGCTTTTCCAAGGGCTGGCCGATGAAAAAGATATGGATAATCTGGCTAAAAAAATTGCTGCCTTTCATCAAGAAGCTCAAACCGGCGGCCATATTGACGAAATGGGAAATATTGAAAACATTCGTCACAACAGTGAGGAAAATTTCGCAGAAACATTAAACTATATCAATGTAACAATTCCTGAATATCAGTACAAATTCATCAAAGATTATACGGAAAAATTTTTAGCCGAAAACAAAGCTCTTTTTGAAAAAAGAGTCACCGATCATAAAATCAGGGATTGCCACGGCGATTTGCATCTGGACCATATCTGTATTGCCAATGAAATAATCATTTTTGACTGCATCGAATTTAACGAACGTTTCCGGTGCGGCGACGTCGTGGAAGATGTGGCTTTTTTAACTATGGATATTGATTTCAACGGTTATTCCCACTACGCCGACGCTTTTATAGAATCCTATATCAGATATTCCGGCGATACCGATCTGTCCGTATTGTTAAATTTTTATCGCTGTTATTATGCCTACGTGCGCGGAAAAGTAACCAGTTTTCGTCTGGATCAGGAGGAACTTCAAGAAAATGAACGCGAACAGATTACAAAAACCGCGACACAATATTTTGATCTTGCTTATACTTACGCCGCCCGCCTGGATAAACCAGTAATGATTTTAACCGCGGGATTAATGGGTTCAGGAAAAAGCTACCAGGCAAGAAAACTGGCCGCCCGCCTGGGCGCGGAAATCATACGCACCGATATATTGCGCAAAGAATTATTCGACATGAAACCAACCGAACGGCGTTACGAAAATTTCGGAAAAGGAATTTATTCCGAAGACGTCTCCCGCTTTATTTATGACAAGACATACGAACTGGCCGAACAAAAAATTAAACAGGGCAAATCCGTAATCATTGACGCTTCTTTCAAGAAACGGGCTGAGCGACAAAAAGCTATAGAGATGGCCAAGAATCGCAGCACTCTCTTTTATATCCTGGAGTGCATCTGCCCTGATGAAATTACCAGAAAAAGACTGGAGAAGAGGATGCAGGAAAACGACAATGCTTCGGACGGCCGATGGGAATTGTTTCAGGAGCAAAAAAAAGATTTCGACGAAATTAACGAAATACCGGCGGATTGCTACTTTAAGATTGACACTTCCGCCAACCCGGAAATTGCCCGGCAGAAAATTATCAGAAAAATTAAGATGGAAAACTAATTTTCAGAGAGTCTCACTATTTTTTTGAAGCTTTCTTTTCTTCTTCTTTCTTTCTTCTTTCTTCTTTACGTTTTAGTTTCTCTATCTTCTTTAGTCTTAATTGTTCTTCTTCGGCAATTTTAGCCTTGGTTTCACTGATGAAATATTCTACCTTATAATCAAGGCCGACATTAGGATACTCACGTGCCAACTCTTCAAAACGCGAGAGGGCAGCCTGATATTTTTTCTGTCTCATATAAAATTTAGCTACGTAAAATTCATGCTCCGCCAGCTTTTGTTTGCATTCCCGAATGAGTTTTTCAGCCATAGCGGAAAATTTACTTTCCGGAAAACGCGCAACAAGTTTTTCCCATTCTTTTTTAGCTTGAATTGTTTCCGTCTGGTCGCGATCAATATCTCCTATCTGATTATAATGGCACATTCCCAACTGATAAAGCGCATAAGGTACATTTTCATTTACAGGATGAAGAGCGATAAAGTCGCCGTAAGCGTTTTCTGCTTCCGCATATTCTTTATCGCTGTACAAGGAATCAGCGATACCTATTTCCGCTAAAATCGCCAGATCGTGCAACGGATATTCTTCTTTGAGCCGCAGGAAATATTCCTGTGCTTTTTTATAATGACCGCCATTAAACTCGACGGAAGCTCGCGAGTACAGTCCTTCTGGAGTCGCCTTAGTCGGTTCATGTTTGCCGAAAATATTAACAAACGAGCAACCGCTGCAAAACAAAGTCAGCAATAAAATTAATAAAACTGTATTTGATCCCACTGTCTTTCGGAATATTTTAAAATTCATACATCTCAACCTTTTCGCGGCAAGTTCGCGATTTATAAACTTTTTTTAACAAAACTTTCCAGTCTTTCTTTAGGGACAAGACCGATGAGCGTGTCCAGGACTTTGCCGTCTTTAAAGAGAATAAGAGTTGGTATACTGCGAACGCCGTAATTAATTGCTGTTTTCTGATTTTCATCAACATTTAACTTCATGATTTTAACACTATCTTTTAATTGTTCAGCAAGTTCCTCAACAATAGGACCTATGGCTTTACAAGGCCCGCACCATGGTGCCCAAAAATCAATTAGTACCGGTTTGTCGCTTTTAAGAACTTCACCTTCAAAATTATCGTCGGTGGCAACACCTAAGAATTGACTGGTCATGAATTACGTCCTCCATAACTTTTTTATCGCTGGTTTATATGTCATAATAGAACTCAGAAAGTCAAATGCTATCTGATAGCATAAAAACAGCTGCGTCTTTGACTACTTTTAATTAATTTGCTATAAAAGCATAAGTAGCAAAGGAGATATTATGGGTCTTTTGGGAGTTATTTCCAACAAATTAGTCATAGAAAGAAGCGATTTATTAAGAAATAGCGTAACCAGATCGATGAGAAATGAATATGGCCGGGCATCAGTTCTACTCAAAGACAGAATGGCATGGATTATCAGACATGGCAACACCCCAAATGACTATGTTTTACCGCATTTGATTAATTATCGTGCTAATTTACAAGCGCTGAAAGATCTGGGCGTAACCGAAATAGTCAGTATTAATTCCACGGGTTCATTAAAAAAAGATTTATATCCGGGAATGATAGTTATTCCCGATGATTTTATTGCGTTGACACCTACCCCGACTATTCATAAAAACAGAGCCGTTCATATCACTCCGTCACTAAACGAAAATGTGCGGCAAAAGCTTATTAAAGCTGCAATAAGCAATAAAATTAAAGTTGTTAAGAAGGGAACTTACTGGCAAATGCAGGGTCCCCGGCTGGAAACAAAAGCGGAAATTAAAATGATAGCCAATTATGCCGATATAGTAGGTATGACTATGGCCAATGAAGCGGTAATCGCGCTGGAATTGGATTTACCTTACGCTGCCGCCTGCTCAATAGATAATTTCGGCAACGGACTTTTGAAGAAACCTTTAACTATGGAAGAAATCATTGCCGGTACCCGTAAAAATGCCGACCTGATGATTAAATTACTTCATGGTTATTTGAAACTATTTTAATAGAAAACAAATAATTTTTTAGAAACTGATATTCCATGTTGCATTTAAAGGATAACGAGGCGGCAAGGAGGAGGCTCCGCAGGCATATATTATAATACGTCGAGGAAACCGACGATGAAGCCAACAAAGTTAGCAGAAAAATGCGACTTGGTATCAGAAGGCGCCCAACTGACACGGCTTAACCTTTATTTCCAAAGCTTCGCAATCTGCACAAACTTTCATGCGTGGGATATTTAATTCTGAAGCAATTTTCCAGGCAGCTGCACAGGAAAGGTTTCCGTCTTTCAATGATGATGTAATCTTTTCTTTCACATCTTGCGTAACTTCTTTTGACGGTTGAACGATTTTTTTGGTCTCACCATAACCAAAGAGCCCGAGCTGACATTTGGTGATTTTAATATTAAGAATATCAATTGTCCGGCCAGTTTCTTCCAATGAACACCCTAGTTCACCGGCTATTTCTTCCGCTTTCTTGCATGAAATACTTTTATTCTTTGCCTGCTCTATTATTTCGTTCTTCAGGTCTTCGTCTACTTCAATACTCTGATCATGTTTTTTAAAATACTTTCCTTTATCTGTATGCGCCATAAATTCCCCCTTGCTCATAAATATATTATAAAAATGTCATCCCGAATCCCGATTTCTCGCGATGAGGAATCTTAACAAACCATAAATCAAGACTTCTTCCTCCAGTCGAAGTGACAAGGAAGGGTGTTTACATGGAAGATAGAGCTTCTATATTCAGAGTCTTGAAACCCTTCTGTTCCAGTATTTTTTCCGTCTTTTGCATCTGATCGACATCAACCACAAACACCGCTTTTTTCGAACTCTCCAGTAAAAAACCATAAGCGTTATTGATATTGATACCTTCCTGATAAAGCAGCTGCATCAAATTATCCAATCCACCGGGAACATCGGGAATCAAAACAGCCAGTATTTCACGCAAATGCACGGTCAT
Encoded here:
- a CDS encoding aminoglycoside phosphotransferase, producing the protein MTHSLLIEAMKKTDFYSHRPAEVKFIETHISYVFIAGDLVYKVKKPVKFDFLDFTTQEKRKFYCEEELRLNKRLASGTYLDVIAISLDARGNITLNQGVEIVDYAVRMKKLPADRMLKTLLFQGLADEKDMDNLAKKIAAFHQEAQTGGHIDEMGNIENIRHNSEENFAETLNYINVTIPEYQYKFIKDYTEKFLAENKALFEKRVTDHKIRDCHGDLHLDHICIANEIIIFDCIEFNERFRCGDVVEDVAFLTMDIDFNGYSHYADAFIESYIRYSGDTDLSVLLNFYRCYYAYVRGKVTSFRLDQEELQENEREQITKTATQYFDLAYTYAARLDKPVMILTAGLMGSGKSYQARKLAARLGAEIIRTDILRKELFDMKPTERRYENFGKGIYSEDVSRFIYDKTYELAEQKIKQGKSVIIDASFKKRAERQKAIEMAKNRSTLFYILECICPDEITRKRLEKRMQENDNASDGRWELFQEQKKDFDEINEIPADCYFKIDTSANPEIARQKIIRKIKMEN
- a CDS encoding outer membrane protein assembly factor BamD, whose protein sequence is MNFKIFRKTVGSNTVLLILLLTLFCSGCSFVNIFGKHEPTKATPEGLYSRASVEFNGGHYKKAQEYFLRLKEEYPLHDLAILAEIGIADSLYSDKEYAEAENAYGDFIALHPVNENVPYALYQLGMCHYNQIGDIDRDQTETIQAKKEWEKLVARFPESKFSAMAEKLIRECKQKLAEHEFYVAKFYMRQKKYQAALSRFEELAREYPNVGLDYKVEYFISETKAKIAEEEQLRLKKIEKLKRKEERRKKEEEKKASKK
- the trxA gene encoding thioredoxin, producing the protein MTSQFLGVATDDNFEGEVLKSDKPVLIDFWAPWCGPCKAIGPIVEELAEQLKDSVKIMKLNVDENQKTAINYGVRSIPTLILFKDGKVLDTLIGLVPKERLESFVKKSL